The nucleotide window TAAGAATTCAAGCggataaaaaaaagtactaaCTAAActatgaacaaaaaaaagaaaaagaagcccTGACTATCATTGTACTAAAAGGATTGCATTGGCTAAAAGTTCTATTGTGTAAGAATAATACTAGTAAGCATTCAACCGGATAAAAAAACAGTACTTGCTAAACtatgaacaagaaagaaaaaggagccCCAACTAAAACATACTAAAAGGATTGCATTGGCCACCAGTTCTATTTTGTACCCATAGATCTGTTATCATAAACAAGATGAAAAGATTACCTTAGCAGTTGGATGTACTTTTGCTGATGGATGTATATAAACATCACCTTCAATAGTAGCACTCTTTGAGCCATCACCACCAGCCAAAAGATGGGGTGAGGTGAATTGGAATTGGGCAAGATATAAACCAGAACACTTTAGAGACATTCTGCAGTATAAATTTAGTGAAAATGACATAAGGTAACTGGTTAAAGATGGCAAAGAAGATCTAACATAAGATGTAAAGATTGACTTACCCAGGTGTTTTAATTTGTTCCCAGAAGTCCATGGTTTCATATGTATATAGCTGCTTTTTTCCAGCAAGGGGTGACAGGATATCCTGATCCAATCTTACATAATCTGTTGGAAGACTCCTGTTAAGGGAACTTGGATCAAAGCAGGAGCTTGTGGAAAATATTGGGTTCTATCAAATCAATAAGTGAGCAATAACAACGATATTAATGCACattgagaaatgaaagaaaatactaaaacaGGACTTGGCTAAAACTATCAAGGATGTCTCTCCCAGAATAGTAATATTAGAGAGAGGACATATACTGCAACTTAAACGATAAAGTTCATATTACTGCAGGGAATTTGTATTCCAATTTAGGTgaacaaattgaattttcttgttaCACTGAAGACCTGTTGACTACTTGACTCTTAATACAAGTTCAAGATGTGGTTGGCAAATCCCATGCCAGTAAATAATCAATTGTGACGAGAACATTTCGAACACTAACTCTCCAAGCCACTCATTTACATAGATAAGCAAACAAACATATGATTATTGTCATGAAGAAGTCTAAATTTTAGTCAATTCAATGACTAAAGAGGCccaagaaagaaataaataaaatagatccACTCTTAGTCACAAGAACTGTAATTGATGGTCTTCAAACCAATGAGTTACTGCAGATGCATATGGATTGTTCAAACAGTCCATTCTTCAAACAATCCATGAGATGCTTATGCATCTTATGGATTGTTTGAAGAATCCCAGTTAAGAGGCCaaatgtattttcaaaactaATTGCCAACTttaatgagttaaaaaaaagtgGTATATTAAAAGATTGGCAAAACATTTGTTCAACTccatttcaataaatttatcataATAGTTTAAAGTGAAATTATACTAGCAATGCTCAGCCTAGAGTCATTAAGATTAAGGGATGAAAAAGTAGGTAAAGTATGAACCACATACCTTGTAGAAAATTGGAGGGCTTCGAAGCTAGAAACACGTCTCAGATTAGCTGAAAATGGTAAAACAGAGTTCAGAATTTTCCAAAATCAAGACTCAAACTATTGATAATTGCAGAGAATGCTAtcacaatctaaaaaaacagcCAGGATATGCCAAGCTTTAGGGTcagaatatttttagttgatgcAGATTTTCACAATGCACCCCTGTTAAAAGCTGATACAGGctaaactagtttattaaagaaaagaacCACAGAATTCTGGAACTTCTAAATTAATCTTACACAGGCACCCTACAGGCAAAACACCATATCACATACCTCTGTCTTTCCGTTGAGAAGAAACACCCTGGATGGCTGTGAATATTTCTGGTGTAAAAACATAAACACCACAATTTATCCGGTCACTTACCTGCATCAAAACATAACATCAAATGAATAAAAAGGGGGGGAAAGCCTAAACGAAGTGAATGGCAGTAAACAATAACAGAAATCACCATTGGATTCACTACAATTTTAAGCCTATTGTacttcaataaaagaaaataaaataaaattgatgtttggttatgtactaaaattaagtataaaaaaagatgagattTTGCTATCAAGCCTAAGCAAAAACTTCTTACCTTTAAATGCAGAAGTAAGCTTTTCAAAATTCAATGACCATGCCTTCAGATTATTTGTATtggttttactttaaaaaaaacaaaagagggatAACAACCAAGaaagatagtaaaaaaaaaaagcttaaaaagttGAATCAGATCCATCTTTAATCAATCATTAGAGCAATAATGAAAGACTGAAATTCCCTAAATAAAATGTGTTTCTGGACTGGTACTTACAAAAGTTTCAGGCTTCTCTGTGTAATGCAACAACTCATTGGTGTCAGGATCAGCTACCAATTCCCCAAACTGGCTGGCTGACTCAGCTGAGACCTGCATGCAGAAAACAATAATGGAGTTAAAACATCTTGGAGACAAACAGAGTACATCCTATTGCTGGAATACCAAAATCTAAACAATTTTCCTAGGTTATTATCTTTTGCATTCAACTAACCTTGATTACTAGGATAGTTCCCATCCCACCATATGCTCTGTGGGCCTCTGCAAGCATTGTAGGggaaataaagtaattaatgcTTCTGCTACATAAATATAAACTGCAAACTGTCTAGACAAAAGAAACCTTAGCTAAAATATAATAACGTACATAAGACCATTTTATTTATCTCGATATAATCATggaaatatctaaaattaatggTTCCATGAGGATGCATATGATACCCTGAAGAGGAATTTACGAACAAgttcaaaaaaattcatgaagttCAAAATAATCCAATTTGGCAAAGTAGGTTACCAAGCATTTCTGGGAGTGGAAAACTGCAGCAAACATCACAATTCAGCAGAAAGATATGGGACTGCGGCAAGATAACCAAGCATCAGTACTGAATTTTGGAGTACAAATCATCCATCTATATCTGCAGAAAATGCTAGCAACTACCGCTTGTTCACATAAGAACATGCAAAGAAAAAACTGTAAAATAGGTGACAGGCGTGCATGCTAATAGAAAAGTTTAAGCTGAGATGAAAACCGGGTTGTCTTCCATGATTAGATCTCTGAAGTTAAAAAGCCCGCCAGCAGAACCATGTGGCTTATCTTCCCGCAAATATCTACAAGCACagattgataattaaaaaaaaaaacactgaactACGGAATCAGAAGCAAATAATCAAGAAAGGCCATCAAGTCACTTTACCTAACAGACACTTTCAGCTCATTCGAGATTGAGGAAACATACAAAGCAAACTCTCTTTCCTCGTAGAAACCAACAAGATAGATCTGCGTCAAATTTGGAATCTGAAACAGAAAATGCAATCTCAATGACTCTACAATATGCTATGCCAACtaagaaacaaacaaattagGATAATTTCTTTAAGGAATTAAATAAATACCTTTTTACAAGCAGAGATTGGATGGTGAACCATTGGTTGTCCTGCTAGAGGAAAAAGAGGCTTTGGAATATCCAATGACAATGGCCTGAATCTAGTGCCTGCAACATTTTAGATTTCAACtcaattgaatgatgaaaaaaaatcaaagaaacaaagaacAGGGTTTCTTTATCTGCAccaaaagaatcaaaattacaACAAATATTGAGAAAATCAGAAGAACCCAGGAAAAAGTCCGATAATGGAGCCGTAAAATGAGCATTAAACTGTATCGCATACAATTAAGGAATCACAATTGAGAATTCCAATATAGAAATCAAACTGTGATTAAGCAATTgaatgaacaaaacaaaaaacgatACCTTTAGTAGGTCCACCGACCATGATGACAGCAACAACCCTCTCCTCAGAGCTTCCCATACTTTTCCAATCAAAACAGCAACCCCGGATCTCAAATTCCTCAGTAACTCTTGtctgtttaaaatttttatgtatgTGGACACAGGCAATACTCAACCgtacagcaacaacaacatgaAGAGCATGTCACCATTCAATCCATCTCAGTAATAATAAATAGACCAACAATATCTTGCTCCCTTTTGGCGACAAGGAGGTATAGATTTTTTAAGATCTAGTGCAGTGAAGTGCGGGTGATAAGTGGTAgaagaaacatatatatatatatatatatatatatatatatatgttctttgAGCTGTGAAAGGAAACAAACAGTGTAAGCTTCCTGGATCTGGACCACTACTGCTACTGCTGCTGTTTTTACTAACGTCCGTGCCTTCTGATGTGGTTGTGTTGTATTTGCGTGTCTGCTTGGGGTCTTGGAGATTTGATTATGGCCCACTCTTCCATACCATCATAAGTTGACAGCTAGACGAggatgcttcttcttcttcttcttcttctcttttttcgaGAAGAGAATATTCTTGATTCCCAGGAGGGTGGTATATTGTTAttcaaatggtttatttttggctgaaattttttttttaaacaaataaatttcatgaattttgagaaaataaattattttttaatgtttgatagtgtaatgaaaaataagttgtaaAACACTTTCTAATGTTTGattatgtcataaaaaataagttagaaaataacttattaatgttttatttttctcaagtttattaaaataataagaaataaagcttacaaattaaaaggttgaatgagaataaaattgaaaaaaaaatataatttcataaattatctcaaataaaataaataataatcaaaataatggagatcaaacctaaaaaataaaaaaaatgaaagatgaagaaattaaaataataataattaacatttcataaataatttcaaataaaataagtaacaattaaaagaatgatgatcaaatttgatagataaaaaatttcaataaaaaaatgataagagaaaagcaaataataattataaaaataaggaccaaagttaatataaaaattaaattttaagagataaaattgaaaaataaatattcaaaacaaaatatatatagcaataaaaagtttgaggaccaaatttgatataatcaacaaataatatgacatttctaaatttttcacaacttccggaaagtgttttccgtctaaatttttcaggaaaaacacttttctggaaaccaatccaaatttttctttgactggaaagtgctttccgttgaccaacattctaaatggcaaacaaacacaggaaagtttggaaagtggttccTTAAAAACCACTTTTCAGGAAACAAACATGACCTACAATAATTGTCATATGGATTTTATTTAGactccgtttgtttgctggaaaataattttttttttggaaagtgattttcgataaagtgaattctggaaaagtgaattattttttgatatttggtagtgtaatgaaaaataagttgaaaaacactttccagtgtttggttatgtcatagaaaatgagctggaaaataacttattaatgttttattttttttttcaagtttattaaaataataagaaacaaatcttacaaattaaaaacttgaatgagaatgaaattgaaaaaaaaaataatttcataaattatcttaaataaaataaataataatcaaaataatagagatcaatttaaaaaatagaaaaaaaataaaagatgaagaaattaaaataataataattaccatttcataaattatttcaaatagaataagtaacaatcaaaagaatgagaatcacatttgataaataaaaaatttcaattaaaaaataataagggaaaagaaaataacaattataaaaatgaggaccaaagttaatataaaaattaaattctaagggatgaaattgaaaaaaaatatattcaaaacaaaaaaaaaatatatatatatagcaatcaaaattttgaggaccaaatttgatataatcagcaaataataatgTGGCTAATGGGGGGTTGTATTATCATTTTCATGTGACCCATTAGTCATTTGCAAATTGATATCGGTAAAtcaatctttttatcttttcttggtacaataattttacttatttgcccttcacttaaaaaaaaaaaaaactagcattcAAGGGTTTTGTTAGACTTTTTATTTGTATTGCctttgaaaacaagaaaagaaaaggatttttagggttgttttcttgtctttttagtTTGGCTTTTTTATAGTTCTCGAGTTCTCTCATGAGCAATTTGGTATAAACAGCGCTGTTTGGTGCCTAAATGCCAACTTCTGGGGTGACATTCGAATCATCTCAGCTACTCCTTCATTCATGGGTAGTGTATGTCATGGACAGGCCTCTAGTTTGGagcaacaactttttttttctttttcctctcttctcCCTAAATTTCGTATTGACACTCCATATTCTTAAAATAGCCCTCTAATAggtttttccttcaaatttggTCAATGTTCTTTGacgactctttttttttattttgaataatttataaaatttgaattttttattcaattttatccccttaattttttttcatttgtcatATTGAGTCCCCATTATTTTTactgctatttgtttttatttgagatggttcttaaaattgattttttttacaattttgtcattcttgagttatttttctatcaaatttgatccttatttttttgcttgaaaagttttttaaaaatgatttttttgctcGATTTCATCcccaatattaaattgattgggtattgagtttcttgattgaacCCAAGTTTAGAATTTAATGGATTGTAGGTTTAAGAGATTAACTCGAGTTTAAAAGGTTCACCAGGGTTTGcttattgtttttagtttcatcatttgatatttatttaattagagattggACTCCGTTTTTTTAAAGCTTGCAATGGAATTCTTCAGTGATTTTGAAAATGACACGCCTTATCTCGAGTTTTTTATTggtctttattaaatttatcttttttaaaaaagaaatcttatttttgaactaaattaaattaattaattaaatatgaatatGATATACTcgatttatgataatttttatttgccttTTGGATCACTGCTTTGACAACATGTGTAGTCTCTTTCAATTACCCgagtcattgattatttttgcttatttaaaaatactggCATCAGttgaacatcttttttttttacgttcATAAAATTTCTCTGACCCATAATGTAGCGCAAACAATCTagttaattattattctaattaaCATTAAGTATCAAGTATTATTAAGTATAAAGCTAAAAGGTGTGGTATTTTAGTTGTTCTACAATCATTGTTCACCATCTCATATATTAAtgtggattaattttttaaaaaaaatttcaatttgatcatcaaaCTCTTTTTTACACAATTGAGCCTTTATTAACActtaattgcatatttttttaagagaggaTTGGATTCAAAGACAAAGgactgaagaaaaaaacacgGATAAAATAGGTggtgctttttaattttttttaaaaagtacatttgagttctttatcttttttaactATTAGGTGACCACCTTTAtttctagaaaaattaatttcaatactaaactttatttttatcatttttcaattcCTTTTGGGTAAGAGGAGAGAAATGATATTGCTGGATTCCAGcttagagaaaaaaagtttttgttgCTATGATTCTAGCCATCAAAATAGAGATTTTGTTTCAAATAGTTTTATATCATGAGAGGAGTTCaaattaggtgtttttttaccttaaaaatatctaaaaaacaaatttgagctcaggttgattttgagttttgaaatgattttttatgcttttagaGGTTATGGATTTGTTTAACCAGGTTATTAAGGTGTTTTGGgttgaaaatgagattttagaaagaaaaaaccaaccGCCCTAATTTTCTAGTCACCACAGTAGCTAAAATCTAGGGATTCTAGACAACATGtcgtctgttttttttaaattgaattgggACAGAGGACATGTCATCCCcccacttataaaaaaaaaggctcgTGCAACTAGGTCTGACCTTGCAGACCCGTGTGTGAGCCTTTTGTTCATGGGCCAGGAGCTTGGCTTGACCTTATTCTTTACTTCTtatcgttttgatttaaaactttttttatataatttttaatgatttttaagtttgtattttacttctttgtgattttttttccgcttatttatctttttttaaatagtgattatttgttttaattatattggatatgtttattttttgaagagattagtatgatttatttgtaattttttttatagtttatatatattagatttatctttagaaataaaaaaatatttattttttataatatttttaatatgtgtagccttgcataatatattttttctttttattttattcaataaatcttATGTGTGTCGATTTctatttcaaattgattttaataaacaaatttattaaacacaatcAGGTAAATCACTTATATtgcaatattaaatatcttgatatttatctcttagtttttcaatttttttatttaagaaaaacattacGAAGCCATACTTGATTTACGAGTTTGGtaaggtggtttttttttctctcctttttttttattgaacttgacttttttttgtctattttttctcatagtaaaaaaaatagtctcaGAGAAAAGTCATGTTAACACAATTGAGCCCTTATTAACACCTAAttgcacatatatttttaagagaGAATTGGATTGAAAGACAAAGGACTAAAGAGAAAAACACAGATAAAATAGGTGgtgccttttaattttttaaaaaagtacatTTGAGTCCCTTATCTTTTTTAACTATTAGGTGATCGACTTTAtttctagaaaaattaatttcagtactaaactttatttttatcatttttcaattcttttgggTGGAACGAAAGAGAGGATATCACTAGATTCCAGCCTAGagagaaaatgtttttgttGCTATGATTCTAGCCATCAAAACGGTAGACTTTTGTTCCGAATAGTTTCATATCATGAGAGGAGTTCAAattggatgttttttttaccttgaaaatgtCTAAAAAACAACTTTGAGCTCgggttgattttgagttttgaaatgattttttatgcttt belongs to Populus nigra chromosome 18, ddPopNigr1.1, whole genome shotgun sequence and includes:
- the LOC133678736 gene encoding uncharacterized protein LOC133678736 — translated: MGSSEERVVAVIMVGGPTKGTRFRPLSLDIPKPLFPLAGQPMVHHPISACKKIPNLTQIYLVGFYEEREFALYVSSISNELKVSVRYLREDKPHGSAGGLFNFRDLIMEDNPSHIFLLNCDVCCSFPLPEMLEAHRAYGGMGTILVIKVSAESASQFGELVADPDTNELLHYTEKPETFVSDRINCGVYVFTPEIFTAIQGVSSQRKDRANLRRVSSFEALQFSTRSLPTDYVRLDQDILSPLAGKKQLYTYETMDFWEQIKTPGMSLKCSGLYLAQFQFTSPHLLAGGDGSKSATIEGDVYIHPSAKVHPTAKIGPNVSISANARIGPGARLIRCIILDNVEVMENAVVIYSIVGWNSSIGRWSRVQAEGDYNAKLGVTILGEGVTVEDEVVVINSIVLPYKTLDVSVQDEIIL